A part of Lacerta agilis isolate rLacAgi1 chromosome 7, rLacAgi1.pri, whole genome shotgun sequence genomic DNA contains:
- the MFSD3 gene encoding major facilitator superfamily domain-containing protein 3, whose amino-acid sequence MNAKYAVLAMLYFVQGIPYGLQSGLLPIYFRTLGLSFTKISLSKVLYVPWVLKVLWAPLVDQYFSKRSWLLFTLYGFVLTCLACSLMAPETNFFPVAVVLLLMNFCASIQDVAVDAVAIQLLTQREIGYGNTIQVVSYKLGSTLAGGGLLTFLHHLGWQTLFVGLALVYVVAIGVTWNANLKLKVRFDPQHSWVRYRSLNPWILLQELLVVPDTLWTVGLVLLYKLGEQGAISMFPLFLLDHSFSPQELGFWNGIVAMIISIIGSSLGGYLMSKQGNPFSMLKALMVFRFFSLVFQTLLLVAYEDKKSVFEVAALLSIFLQHFIAGLVTTLTFSIMMQCAQKAQESLQATHYSLLATLEVLGKLVFSSLAGSLVDWLGFVGAFSVFLALSSTSVAYILSSSRR is encoded by the exons ATGAACGCCAAGTATGCTGTACTCGCAATGCTGTATTTTGTCCAAGGCATCCCATATGGGCTCCAGTCTGGGCTGCTGCCTATCTACTTCCGCACGCTGGGCCTCTCCTTTACCAAGATCAGCCTGTCTAAGGTGCTTTATGTGCCCTGGGTTCTCAAGGTGCTCTGGGCACCCCTGGTGGACCAGTACTTCAGCAAGAGGTCATGGCTGCTGTTCACCCTGTATGGCTTTGTGCTGACCTGCCTGGCCTGCTCCCTCATGGCCCCCGAGACAAACTTCTTCCCGGTGGCCGTCGTCCTCCTGCTCATGAACTTCTGCGCCTCCATCCAAGACGTTGCAGTGGACGCGGTGGCCATCCAGCTGCTTACGCAGCGTGAGATTGGGTACGGCAACACCATCCAGGTCGTGTCCTACAAGCTGGGCTCCACGTTGGCAGGAGGGGGCCTGCTCACTTTCCTCCATCATCTGGGCTGGCAGACACTCTTTGTGGGCCTGGCCCTTGTTTACGTTGTGGCCATTGGAGTCACCTGGAATGCTAACCTAAAACTGAAAGTGAGGTTCGATCCTCAACACAGTTGGGTCAGGTACAGAAGCTTAAACCCCTGGATCCTCCTCCAAGAGCTTCTCGTGGTGCCGGACACTCTTTGGACTGTTGGTTTGGTGCTCCTCTATAAGTTGG GTGAACAAGGGGCGATATCCAtgtttcccctcttcctcctggaCCATTCCTTTTCCCCACAGGAGCTTGGCTTCTGGAATGGGATTGTGGCCATGATCATCTCCATTATAGGCTCCTCACTTGGAGGCTATCTGATGTCAAAACAGGG GAACCCCTTTTCTATGCTGAAGGCCTTGATGGTATTCCGCTTCTTCAGCCTGGTCTTCCAAACACTCCTGCTGGTTGCCTATGAGGACAAAAAATCAGTCTTTGAAG tggcAGCTTTGCTGAGCATCTTCCTGCAGCACTTCATCGCTGGCCTGGTAACCACCTTAACATTCAGCATAATGATGCAGTGTGCACAAAAGGCCCAGGAGAGCCTACAG GCCACTCACTACTCCCTGCTGGCCACCCTGGAAGTGCTGGGcaaactggtattcagcagcCTGGCAGGCAGCCTGGTGGACTGGCTGGGCTTCGTCGGGGCCTTTAGCGTTTTCCTCGCCCTCTCCAGCACCTCTGTGGCCTACATACTGTCTTCTTCCAGAAGGTGA